Below is a window of Camelina sativa cultivar DH55 chromosome 11, Cs, whole genome shotgun sequence DNA.
TCAATGGCACTGACACTTCACAGCGTCAGTATCCCATCCCTAATCATTTCTCAGGTGTTTGTGAAGTTACACCAGATTTCCCATCGGGCTCATGTAATAGGAAGCTTGTTGGAGCTCGCCATTTCGCTCAGTCAGCTATAACTCGAGGGATTTTCAATTCATCTGAGGACTATGCTTCACCTTTTGATGGTGATGGCCATGGCACGTAAGTATAACCTGTTTGTAATGTTGAATCATTAGCATCTTCTTCACATTCTCCTACTAAATATTGTTATCTTGATGTAACAGGCACACAGCTTCCATTGCAGCGGGCAACCATGGTGTCTCAGCTGTAGTTTCTGGCCATAACTTTGGAAGTGCTAGTGGAATCGCTCCTCGTGCGCAGTAAGTAAATAGACATTACTAGATACCATCTTTATATCATTCATATTTCACTGAGTGTACTAATGACATGTTTTGATATGTACCAGTATTTCTGTATACAAAGCATTGTATAAGAGTTTTGGGGGCTTTGCTGCAGATGTTGTTGCTGCTATAGACCAGGTAAAGCATTTACATATTTGTTCAATTCATTACTAAAATGTATCGATCTTTCCATGACACTTTCCAGTGGTTATGAATTTTGATAGGCAGCACAAGATGGAGTTGACATATTAAGTCTATCCATCACACCTAATCGACGTCCTCCTGGTGTAGCCACGTTCTTTAACCCGCTGGATATGGCTATGCTATCAGCTGTTAAGGCCGGTATATTCGTTGTGCAAGCTGCAGGAAACACAGGTCCTTCTCCCAAGAGCATGTCCTCCTTCAGCCCATGGATTTTCACAGTTGGTGCTGCTACTCACGACCGAGTTTACTCTAATTCCATTACTTTAGGCAACAATGTATCTATTCCAGGCATAGGACTTGCACGTAAGTCTTATCTGGTTTCATTTCATCAGCTAAGTTTTTAATGACTTATCTTTGAAttgctgttttctttttctttttctagttcCTACAGATGAAGGCAAGAAGTACACACTGATCTCTGCTCTTGATGCATTGAAGAACAAAAGTTCAGTAGTAGATAAAGACATGTATGTAGGTGAATGCCAAGACTATGACAACTTTGATAAGGATCTTGTCCATGGGAATCTCCTGATATGTAGCTACTCTATCCGTTTCGTGCTCGGGCTGTCCACTATTAAACAAGCTTTAGCTGTTGCCAAGAATCTAACTGCAAAGGGTGTTGTGTTCTATATGGACCCATATGTCCTTGGTTTTCAGATCAATCCTACACCGATGGACATGCCCGGCATCATAATTCCATCCTCAGAAGATTCTAAGGTGAGAATATAACTAGAAAAAGATAACACTTAATCTCTTGATTCTTCTGGAATAACTGTCTAATGacaatatgtaatttatatataggtttTACTCAAGTACTATAACTCTAGTCTTGAAAGAAGTGGAACCACCAAGGAGATTGTTAGATTTGGGGCAGTTGCAGCCATTTCAGGTGGACGAAATCCTAACTTCAGTGACAGAGCTCCCAAGATTATGTACTACTCAGCAAGAGGACCTGATCCAGAAGACAGTCTTTTTAACGACGCAGACATTTTGAAACCAAACCTTGTAGCTCCTGGAAACTCCATTTGGGGAGCTTGGAGTTCCGCTGCCACCGAATCCACTGAGTTTGAAGGTATGAATAGAATCTCCAAAGCATGACATTTCTAAAGTTAAAGACATTCCCATGTCagcttttgtgttatttttttttgctctatttAGGAGAGAATTTTGCAATGATGTCTGGTACAAGCATGGCTGCTCCTCATATAGCTGGTGTGGCTGCATTGATCAAGCAGAAGTTCAGAAAGTTCAGTCCTTCAGCCATTGCATCTGCACTTTCAACAACCTCAGTTCTGTTTGACAACAAAGGCGAGGCGATAATGGCTCAGCGTGCTTATGCTAATCCTGATCAAACCATGACTCCTGCAACCCCATTTGATATGGGGAATGGCTTTGTTAACGCAACCGCAGCTTTGAATCCTGGCCTAATATTTGATACTAGTGAGTTAAAACGGCTCTTTTCCACATTTTTCATATAACCAAAATGTAGATCATTCTAacggtctctctctctatctatgcAGGTTATGAAGACTATATGTCATTTCTTTGTGGGATCAATGGATCAGCTCCAGCGGTTTTCAACTACACTGGCAAGAATTGTATGCTTAGAAATGCAACAATCAGCGGATCTGACCTCAACTTGCCATCCATCACTGTCTCGAGGCTTAACAACACGCGAACTGTCCAAAGACTAGTGACAAACATTGCTGGAAATGAGACCTATAATGTTGGTTTGGTTCCTCCCTTTGATGTTTTGATGAAGGTATCTCCTACTCAGTTCTCTATAGCAAGTGGAGAGACAAAGCTACTTAGTGTGATCCTCACAGCAAAGAAGAACAGCTCTATTGCTAGCTTTGGGGGAATCAAACTGTTTGGAAATGCAGGACACGTTGTTCATATCCCTGTGTCTGTCACAGTGAAAATTGCTTTAAAACAATTAACTTGAGAAATATGGTAGTACACAGAGCTTGGTAGATAAAGATAAATTGTATTCATTTCACTTTCCATGTAAATGTCACATAGCATTTATATAATACATGGtacattttatttgttacaatatGTAAAACTATAATGTAGATTCAAGATTCATTAAACACAATAAATATTCATTCATTACGCGTTGCCTCCATCTCTGTTGTTTCCTTTGTTTGGAGAAGAAGGCACCTTCTCAGATTCCTCTTCCTCAGCAGAAGCAGCTCCAGAAGACGACGGTGTTGTTGCAGGAACAGAGGGATTTGTAGGCTTACCCATTGGAAAAGGAGCATACTTGTGGAAAGGCCAGCCTTGGAATGGGAACTTATGCCTGAAGAAACCGGCTATCGCAGAGTTTGTTGCAGGCTCATCAATCTTGGTCATcatggaagatgatgatgaatcaacCCTGGGGGAATCAGAAACAGAGTTTGTTGCAGGCTCATCAATCTTGGTcatggaggaggatgaggatgaaTCAACTTTGGGGGAATCAGAAACAGAGTTTGTTGCAGGCTCATCAATCTTGGTCATGGAGGAGGATGATGAATCAACCTTGGGGGAACCAGAAACAAGCAATGCCGGAGAATGAACATGTGCTTTCCCATGCTTCTTCCCTATTGCAGCTGATGGTGCTGCGAGTCTCGGACTGCGAGAGCAGAGCACAGGTGGAGTAGTAACCAATGAGAGAAAGATTAGGCAGAGGTAAACTCTTGAGTTTGTCATTGTAGCTGAATTAGTATTCTGTgtgttttgaactttttgtgTTGAAGTTGTTTGTTTGATGATGTTTGGATTCAATGGTGTTGTAATTTATAGAGTTGAGAGAATGTAGATGATGGGAAGTAGGAGAAGTGTGTTGAATGAATGTCTACTTCTTACCTACATTTCAGCTTTCAGAATCATGCTTATTTTCATGAGCTTGACTTGACAAGATGAACCAAGAGAAGGTGAGATACAAGTAGATTTTAGtataaagttaatatttttgttaaacaaagttGTTAGTTTTCAACTAAATGATGAGTTTTGGAATCCTTAAAACTAGAAAGGACACAAATCTGAAGATGGTGTAATTTGAAACATTAcgaaagtattttgtttttttttgttatttttgaatatgaatatagaaagtaataagaaaaagaaatttaatttatattatatgtgaGGAAGATAAAGTCCAAAAATTTCGGTAATACAAGTTATAACCAAAATAGAAGATTTTTTCCAAAATCCTTTGATCAGAGAGAGTGGGAGCGAATCTAAATTTGCAGATCGATCTCTGAGAGTTCGCTAAATCGCCGGGAACTTTATTGAGGCAGTCATGTCTTCGGATCCTGATAAAATGATGTCCAAAGCCGACAAAATGTATGCTTTTCTTCCGtccctctgtctctctctgtATGAGCTTAATGATCGGTTTGAAGTAAGTTTCGAATTGGGTTTTAGGGCAGTTTTCTTTGGGTTAATCGAAATGATTGTGCTCTTTTGGTGGGTTTAATGTAATGCTTTCTGTTTGTAACACTGTGATCGAGAAACTTCTTCGTGATCCATTTTTACATCTCGatcaaggttttttttgttgttggggaAAGAGGAGAATCTAGGATCTCGTGTATTGTTGGATATGAATAGTTTCAATCTGAGTTTGCTTTTAAGTTCAAGAATCAATGAGATAGTCCTGCTACTCAAGTCAAAATTAGGTCTTTAAGGGTTTTGAGCTGCTCTGCAAATTGATATGTAATATTCCTCCCGTTTTGATAAGGATTGAGAAATTACTTTGGATTGGTGTGATGTGCTTTGCTTTCAAAATGGTGTTGTTTTGTAACTGGCATTCCTACATTTCAGTGATCATTTTCTGTTATCAACCATCCTTATACGCAACTTCGGTTCTCGTTTCTCACAGGACAAAACTCACGCTTACTAGATGGAGTGCTGATTGGAGAGGTGCTACTGAGTTGTATGAACAAGCTGGTGGGTAACAATGTGTAGTTTATTCTCTATGGCAGaatctaagttttttttatatttcttttttgctCTAAAAGCTTAGAGACTAGAATTATTAGAAGCATGGCAGATTCTTTCCGTGCCGGGATGAGACCTGATTTTGATCCTGTCCTCTTACTTCTTTTCATCCATAAACAACAGCAAATGGGTTTAGGGCATCAAACAAATATGAGAAAGCTAAAGTTGCTCTCGAGAAAGCTTCAAAAGGACAAGAGGTGCAAGCTTCgtatccaaatttttttgttaagagaGATATTCTGCTgctgtttatttttgttgtatctaCATAGCATTCTACCTAGTGTTATCCTTGATATCCAATAGTCCCTGGGATGCTGCAAAGCATATGGAGTCTGCTGCTGCCCTAGCACAGAAGCTAAGTATTTGGAATGAAGTTGCTGATTTCTATAGAAAGGCGTCTGAGCTGTATACCGAGTGTGGAAGGGCACAACCCGCATCAGATGCGCTTGGGAAGGCTGCCCGGTAATTTTATGTTGCATGATTTTGtatctaattatctattttCTAAATGTCATTAGCTCTGATGTCCTCTATATGTTAGTAAGTGTGGCTTCTTGAGCGTGCTCCGTTTTTGTTTGTGTCATATTCAATAATTTTATGTTTCAGTGCCTTGGAAGATGTCAAACCAGATGACGCCATCCAACTATACACTGATGCTTGTGAAATTCTTGAAGAGGATGGGAGGGACCAAATGGCCTTTGATCTGTACCGTGCTTGTGCTAATGTCTACATAAAGCTCGAGAAGTAAGTTCTTGCTTTCTTAGAAATTACACGAGGTTAAAGTTTCAGTCCACATGGATATAATTT
It encodes the following:
- the LOC104722991 gene encoding subtilisin-like protease SBT2.2, with the translated sequence MRRVSMVNFGVFLLFCFGFLSNSFGQDYDDSDVNSTTAVYIVTLRQAPTLHLFQQEAEVTRVRDNSKHGDTSKFTRPKLQPRNISKSRYWRSRRSAIAQAHDSLLRNALKGEKYIKLYSFHYLINGFAVFVSSQQADKLSKRKEVANVVLDFSVRTATTYTPQFMGLPKGAWVKEGGYETAGEGIVIGFIDTGIDPTHPSFNGTDTSQRQYPIPNHFSGVCEVTPDFPSGSCNRKLVGARHFAQSAITRGIFNSSEDYASPFDGDGHGTHTASIAAGNHGVSAVVSGHNFGSASGIAPRAHISVYKALYKSFGGFAADVVAAIDQAAQDGVDILSLSITPNRRPPGVATFFNPLDMAMLSAVKAGIFVVQAAGNTGPSPKSMSSFSPWIFTVGAATHDRVYSNSITLGNNVSIPGIGLALPTDEGKKYTLISALDALKNKSSVVDKDMYVGECQDYDNFDKDLVHGNLLICSYSIRFVLGLSTIKQALAVAKNLTAKGVVFYMDPYVLGFQINPTPMDMPGIIIPSSEDSKVLLKYYNSSLERSGTTKEIVRFGAVAAISGGRNPNFSDRAPKIMYYSARGPDPEDSLFNDADILKPNLVAPGNSIWGAWSSAATESTEFEGENFAMMSGTSMAAPHIAGVAALIKQKFRKFSPSAIASALSTTSVLFDNKGEAIMAQRAYANPDQTMTPATPFDMGNGFVNATAALNPGLIFDTSYEDYMSFLCGINGSAPAVFNYTGKNCMLRNATISGSDLNLPSITVSRLNNTRTVQRLVTNIAGNETYNVGLVPPFDVLMKVSPTQFSIASGETKLLSVILTAKKNSSIASFGGIKLFGNAGHVVHIPVSVTVKIALKQLT
- the LOC104722990 gene encoding uncharacterized protein LOC104722990 — protein: MTNSRVYLCLIFLSLVTTPPVLCSRSPRLAAPSAAIGKKHGKAHVHSPALLVSGSPKVDSSSSSMTKIDEPATNSVSDSPKVDSSSSSSMTKIDEPATNSVSDSPRVDSSSSSMMTKIDEPATNSAIAGFFRHKFPFQGWPFHKYAPFPMGKPTNPSVPATTPSSSGAASAEEEESEKVPSSPNKGNNRDGGNA
- the LOC104722992 gene encoding gamma-soluble NSF attachment protein, coding for MSSDPDKMMSKADKMTKLTLTRWSADWRGATELYEQAANGFRASNKYEKAKVALEKASKGQEVQASPWDAAKHMESAAALAQKLSIWNEVADFYRKASELYTECGRAQPASDALGKAARALEDVKPDDAIQLYTDACEILEEDGRDQMAFDLYRACANVYIKLEKFTDAATFFLRLGVAADKCDATNSQCKAYLSAIIVYLYAHDLKQAEKCYNDCSQIDAFLKSDQSRSASRLLTAYNEGDIEEIKKVASSSTVSNLDHSIIKLARKLPTGDVTAIQMNANDDLDEDDLT